A region of the Mytilus galloprovincialis chromosome 1, xbMytGall1.hap1.1, whole genome shotgun sequence genome:
AGACAGGCTTCAACTGGCCCCTATTAAAACAAtgatgtatactagttcagcaaaATAGAGCCTTACTTAACTCTGAAACAAACAAATGAACCAGAATGAAAAATAAACCACACAAGACTAAAATAGGCTAGAGGTACCCTACTTTCGCTATGTGCAACATTCAGTATGATTTTGTATTGCTACttatttattgtaattaaattttgttaaaagagCCAATTGTACAAgtacacaaatatttttttttctccaaaagacttttaaaatgttttctatgATCTTCTATGACCACAGTTTCTATACATAAGACATTTTACATAACAAAACATGATTCTATTTTCACATCTACTTTTTACAATACACAAATTCAACACTAATGACAATTCATTGTAATAAAATCTTAACAAGGAGCACCTCTTTAgtatttttaacataaaataacTAATGTACAAATGAAAACATATGCATCTGAAAATTTACTGAGattcaaatatttgtttcatgttacaatatttattttcaattcataatttaggaaattttttttttgcagaatcTTTGAATTGCCTGAACAAGAAAGTTTCGTAAACCATTTGAAATTCAATCTAAAACTTGTAATACAATGTATGTGCCTACAGGTCTTACCTTTTAGTTTTAAAAGCTACAAATATTTATCAGAAGCCAtaatctaaaaaaacaaaattcattgatgaaatatcaaattttactactgtagattaatttattttttgtgggtaccaattttaaTGGTTTGAAGAaggatatttgtttttttctatcttgCCAATgtttgcatacaagcctatatgAAATTTATACTTTATTGAACACTAAAATTCTTTCTTCATCTGTTCCCTagaaaatccatgaaaattgttaCCCACTAAACTAAAATGATTTTTGggttgaaaaatataaaatgttatttgaatttgGTGGATTTTTTTGTGGCTGAACACATAATTTTTATGTTTAGTATGAAGTGATGCATACAAATTTTGAATCTTTGTATGTGTTTGATATAAATGAATCAACGAAGGCAAGTCCTATACTGGCTCTTATGAAAACATTATTatctaaaaatattaaaatacaacgAATAATTTGATCCTATTTTAACCCAGACTACTGATACTGCATCGGATAATCTGGTTGTTGATTATATGCCTGGAACTGAGGTTGCTGTTGGTTTTTCTGTAAATTTGGCACACCTTTACGATAAACTAGCATATTTAAAACTGGTTTCCTCTGAATATACTCCACAGCCTTACGATGTGTGACTACTGTCATATCATGACCATTTAcctgaaatataaatacatgtaatttaaatcaaacttgcTGCTCACAAGCCGATTACTTCTAGTTTGCTGAATGGTTCAGTTAATATTATATGCATTTACAGTTACAGTACTTTTTTTCTATCCCATTGAAAATGAAGTACTTTTCACTCAAATTATGAGgaaagaagaatgtgtccatagtacacggatgccccactcgcactatcattttctatgttcagtggacggtgaaattgggtaaaaactttaatttagaataaaaattagaaatatcatatcatagggaacatgtgtactaagtttcaagttgatgtaactttaacttcatcaaaaactaccttgactaaaaactttaacctgaatttcgcactatcattttctatgttcagtggaccatgaaattggggtcaaaactataatttggcattaaaattagaaagatcatatcatggggaacatgtgtactaaatttgaagttgattggaattcaacttcatcaaaaactaccttgaccaaaaactttaacctgaagcaatCGGATACACAGACgcacgcacagacggacgaacgaacggacgcacaggccagaaaacataatgcccctctactatcataggtggggcataaaaatcatttgcagggtgaactatagttgataacaTGTCATTAACTCTCTGCTTgcaagttgtctgattggcaatcattaccacatcttcttattttttacatttttttctatgtaCCAAGTTTCAAACTAATGAGACCTTACTTAATGTAATAGGAAACACAACCAATAAATCTTTGAAAGAAAAGCTTTATGCATGGAAATAGTTCTAAAATGTTcctaaaaaagttatcaaagggaAGGTAAGCCATTTTGGATTGAAAGACAGGGTCAATAAATAAAATCTTAAGATTACAATAACAAAATTTGGTGTCCTTTGGTTAACTCTATCACTATGACAACTCTGTAGAAGTTGAACATGGGGGTATTGGTCACTCTAACTGCTTTATGAATGCTCTACCTTAATTCATCAGATATTCCTGCAATATACACTTACCAGTAAAGATCATGATTTAATCAGGATTTTTTTATTACATCAGTTGCTCAAGAGAGCAACCATTTAGAATGGAAAAAGGCCctatattttgatgttttaaagtACCTGTAAAATTTTGTCATGAACTGTTAATCCACATCTTGCAGCAGGTCCTTCGTCATGTATGTAAGTGACATAGATACCCTGAAATAGAAAGTTTCTCccatattttaataataaaaataacatatataccctgaatatagaaaaaataattcattctttAAACTTTCATGTTTTATTCACATTTATAATTCTGCAACTAAGACTACAGGTCGAAGATACTCTAAAGGGAATCAAAATTCACAAGAAGATGAGAGACTGACATaactttacaatatatttttgtcTACCCCCTTTTAGTTACAAGGTCATATATATAGAAGCCTGCATTCACAATATTTCAATATTGGGAAACTTCATTATCTCAAACCGATTACAATCCACAAGGACTGAAACttacaaaatgaagaaaaattcTAAACCATAAGTATTGTCTATTAAACTTTAAGAACTCTATTGATTGACAAGTTTTCTGTCTTTTGACATCAAAACACAAATTCTTTTCGACGTCAAGGCCTTAATTATATTTGTTGCAGGATGCAATCAAAGAGACCATAGCACATACCATTGTACAATGTCTAATcaattttcaatagaaattacattttaaatatttgtttagagAATATATCAACATTTCTTATTATTCTCTAACCAAATAAGGAAGTGGTGTGTTTATACGATCATAGAATAtcgaaataaattatatttatagttGATCATTCATATGTACctctttcattttcaatacaatatATCTATGTAGACCTTGTATATAAGTAATTTTAAGAGAGACGTCATAATGTCAAGATTTAGTAGGGGGAATATTTTAACTTAAGtataaagataaagaaataataatatgTTATGTTGAGAACTTATGGTGCTGTAAATTTCAAACTTTAGCTTTGTACTTTGTTTATCAGATATATATAACTCAACAATTGGCAAAATTGAAGTTTCTCATCGGTATTGGGACGTATACATCCAAGTACCTATACTTAAGTATGACCACGAAAATAAGAACTGTACACACTAATATTTACATACGTATGTAAAGTAAATCTCATTTAATACATTCTAAAATCTATTTCATCTCGAGAGAAAAGTCAAATGGATGACTATGTAATCGATTGCtgatttattacattttaaatgaactttattaaaaacaattttgcAATGTCATACAAAAAAGGTTAAAAGTGcgaaaataaatttcaaaatagaaaCTCTTATCTGTACTTCATGATATGCATCTATGCACATTGTACTTTAAGTGAAAGTATGTTGGTTGTGTTTAATTAAGCAGAaagcaaaataaacaataaagcaAAAGCATTTCTTATTTTTCAACCATTAAAACAATAAGTAGGTTCAACTAAATTTTGTACTTAAAACTCTTTTTCCTTACCCCCTACAACACAGAAAATATTGAATACTTTGTAGCAGTgtcataaacaaattaaatgactTAATTACATTGGGTAACCATGTGTTCTGTAAGGCAATCTTACTGACATCTCTCTACTTTATACTGTAGTAATAAATTTAGAAATGaatgtatgtatttattattgttatcCCTATTAAATTTCTGGTAAATATTTGAGATATAACTAGACATCATtcagatgggagccatctctgtgggccttGCTGTGAATAACATGTGGTAAAAAATTTGTATCTTTatcataggacatgggtttgtcaactgaaacccatttttttttacattgatgtTCAATCTAAGAAGTTGTACATACGTTAGGGAAACTGCTATTCAGCCCTTATTAATACAATTGCATACATTTTGTGAAGGGAAATCACTACTGAAATTATGaatgtaaattttgtttttagcAAAACTTCTTCTGTCATAATTTTGCATTGATTAAAACATTGCAATcatttctgaaattacagtatCCATCACTTTCCATAAGCCTCAAAATCTCTACAACCAATAAACAAGTCTCTTTGAAAATTCCAAACATGTTGAGTTCTTTACATTCACATTTAGATATGAGCAAAAGCCTAACCCAAACAACCCAACTAAAGAGTAGAAagtggggaatgtttcaaagagtcACAAAACAACCcgattattattatattaataaggttgttagttttctcgtttgtattgttttacattgtcatttcgaggccgtttatagctaactatgtggtatgggatttgctcattgttgaaggccatacagtgacctatagttgttaatttctgtgtcattttgatctcttgtggagagttgtctaattggcaatcaaattaaaccacatcttcttttttatataaagattaagGCATTAAACATCATAGAACCATTAGAATGGTGTCAAAGTCATGTGACACCTTTCTATCTTATGTAGGCTAAATATAGTTGGCTAATTACTTACAGCAATTGAGAAACTTATATaagcacaaaaaacaacaaacgcATTGACCATTTATAAACCATAAAAGGGGCAGTATGATTACAATGACTAATATCCTCTTGAATATGAGGTTTGGCTCTGAAAGAAGGTACTAGCATTACACTGCAACAAAAGATTCCTTGTTAATTCaatgtttatttataaacagGTATTTCTAAACATGCAAAGGTATAATATACCTTATTTAATCGAAGTAATAAAAACTATGATCAAAAACTCTGATTGAAATAATTAACAGTTTAATATCAAAATtagaatctgtttttttttacaatcatgGCATATCGATCAAAGTTTAGAACAAATCTTTCTTTCACCAGATCTACAAGTGATAGTGTTTTTATACTTTGGTCTGATATCTTGAAATTCTTTATTCTTTTAATATGGTTTAACACTACTATTTACTTGTACATCAAACAGGATATAATTATATGTTTCACAGAACCGAACACAAAATTGAGCCTAAGGCTACCAGGTTAGACAAGAGCACATCATAGGGTGAactctaaaaatagcaaaaatgcTGACATGACACACCAGGATTGTTGTCTTATATTATTAATTAATCAATATTTTGTTCTAGCTGATCATTAACACATGATAATCTTCacaatcattaaaaaataattgaccatAAAGAATGTTAGGCCCCATGAATTTTCATTTATGAATGATTAATGGTTGCCAAaaattcagtggcaaatattacacaTATATGCAGAGCACCACAATATTGATGAAATATGAATTAACTGTACAACAGagtttcgaaaaactaaggattttcttattccaggcatagattaccttagacatatttggcacaactttttggaattttggatcatcaatgctcttcaactttgcacttgtttggatttataattattttgacacgagcgtcactgatgagtcttatgtagacgaaacgcgcgtctggcgtactaaattattatcctggtacttttgataaactatttacaccactgggtcgatgccactgctggtggacgtttcgtccctgagggtatcatcagccctgtagtcaacacttcggtgttgacatgaatatcaataatgtagtcatttttataaatttactgtttacaaaactttaaattttcgaaaaaactaaggattttcttatcccaggcatagattaccttagccatatttggcacaactttttggaattttggatcctcaatgctcttcaactttgtacttgtttggctttataattattttgacatgagcgtcactgatgagtctgatatTTAGTCAGGCAAATAAAAAGATCTGACTGACCAAAATATAATTTACTGGTCAGATATGAGGATCACacagaaaaattgacaaaatcttTCTAACCATTGGACAGACAGTTGGCAATAGTAGTCTGACCTACCCAAAATTTGCTAGAAATGTCAGGCAGTCATGCATATTTCAGGACCTCTTAAGTTCATAAGGAAATATTCTATAGGTCAACACAGTGTCCTACTTGGACACTCTGTCTTGGTTTGTACTGCTCAATTCCAGGTGCTTGAAAcagtaaatacaaatttaaaagtatttggtTTGACCTTGTCAGGGATCAAACACATAACCTCCTACACTCACTTTGCAAATGGCTCACCACAAGACCACAAATAATCACCATTGATAACGAATGAATGAAAAAGTTgaaagtttatgtaaacaagGTAGACTTAAGTACATATGTGAAACTTAAGACATAGTTTAAAAGAAAACTTTCGGTCAAAGTACAGTAAAAATaatctttcttttcatttttcacaCTCTTTTAAACCAAAAACTAATATTTCCCTCAACATGCTTCATCTAAATAATCCAAGGTACTCATGTTTGTAGTcttcatataaaaacaaatattgggATCTGGCAACTCTTTCTAAAACAATTTGAATTGTTAGCTATTACCAGGTACATGTACTCACAAGTTAAACCCAAGGTATTAAATATTTTTGGTAAACAGGATGTTGATGAACAATCAATGTGAAACTCATAACATGGTATATCATGCTCTTATTAAAACTGATTTAGATTTTCAAAGTGCCTAGATATGTTGTTCTGGACAAAAATTGACTGAAATTTCATACATTCTTTATCCATTATGCATTTTATGTGTAATAGAATTCAAGTATTCTGTAAATAGAAAGTGGATGAGGAATCAATCTGAAAATGCCTAACCACATGAAGCTTGATTCCATATTTCAGTAAAAATAactagagcctgtgtcgctcaccttggtttatgtgaatatcaaacaaaggaagcagatggattcatgacaaaattgtgttttggtgatggtgatttgtttgtacatcttactttactaaacagtcttgctgcttacaattatctctatttataatgaacttggcccagtagtttcaatggaaaatgttaataaaaatttacaaattttatgaaaattgttaaaaattgactataaaggacaataactccttaggggtcaattgaccatttcggtcatgttgacttatttgtaaattttactttgctgaacattattgctgtttacagtttatctctatctataataatattcaagataataaccaaaaacagcaaaatttccttaaaattaccaattcaggggcagcaacccaacaacaggttgtcagattcatctgaaaatttcacggcagatagatcttgacctgatgaacaattttaccccatgtcagatttgcttgaaatgctttggtttttgagttataagccaaaaactgcatttcacccctatgttctatttttagccatggtggccatcttggttggttggccaggtcacgccacacatttttttaaactaaataccccaaagatgattgtggccaagtttggattaatttggcccagtagtttcagaggagaagatttttgtaaaagattactaatcATTACGAAAAATGGtaaacaattgactataaaggtcaataactcctaaaggggtcaactgaccattttggtcatgttgacttatttgtaaatcttactttgttgaacattattgctgtttacagtttatctctatctataataatattcaagataataaccaaaaacagcaaaaattccctaaaattaccaattcaggggcagcaacccaacaacgggttgtcggattcatctgaaaatt
Encoded here:
- the LOC143073330 gene encoding tax1-binding protein 3 homolog; this translates as MAGHTAGDPLECYSIPLVLNKDPEQDELGNPIMGADGKPKYKCGFRIGGGIDQDNSKSPQGYPDKGIYVTYIHDEGPAARCGLTVHDKILQVNGHDMTVVTHRKAVEYIQRKPVLNMLVYRKGVPNLQKNQQQPQFQAYNQQPDYPMQYQ